One genomic window of Caldivirga maquilingensis IC-167 includes the following:
- a CDS encoding serine hydrolase — protein MVDFEYIEEFIVNRMRETRIPGLSVGIVKENELIYARGFGFRNLERGLPATPGTIYGIGSVTKSFTALSILRLAEEGRLSLEDPVDKYIQLKLRISGEPVKIHHLLTHTSGIPALGYAEAFINGALGLDSNWLPVSSADDVMVFMRGYEDWVVSRPGERFFYLNEGYVLLGHVVSKVSGIPYETYVTQHILKPLGMNRTYFNAEEVSRDSDVATPYILDRKGRHIPSRFPFGITADGGLLSNVIDMSRYITMLMNRGVLNDVRIVSKDYLELAERRYINVPWRIIGDEGYGYGLIVSENFFGRKLVQHSGNVLVYTAYMAYLPSDRLGVVIMSNAEGYSMMKMGIYILTRLVGHEPRELWAFKLEDTLRRLEGVYEAYNGTVRVSVKARGDFLVIKSSTRYTEESTILIPEEVSGDYARFYTLLYGAKVPVEFTIKGGKIYMTYERYVFIKRE, from the coding sequence ATGGTGGATTTTGAATATATCGAGGAATTCATAGTAAACAGAATGAGGGAGACCAGGATCCCAGGACTTAGCGTGGGCATAGTCAAGGAAAATGAATTAATTTACGCAAGAGGCTTTGGGTTCAGGAACTTGGAAAGAGGACTGCCGGCAACCCCCGGTACTATTTATGGTATCGGATCAGTAACTAAGAGCTTTACCGCATTGTCTATACTGAGGCTTGCCGAGGAGGGTAGGTTGAGTCTTGAGGATCCCGTGGATAAGTACATACAACTTAAGCTTAGGATCTCTGGAGAACCAGTCAAGATACATCACTTATTAACACACACCAGTGGAATACCCGCACTGGGTTATGCCGAGGCCTTCATAAACGGGGCCCTGGGGTTAGACAGTAACTGGTTACCGGTATCGTCGGCGGATGACGTCATGGTATTCATGAGGGGCTATGAGGACTGGGTTGTATCAAGGCCAGGTGAGAGGTTCTTTTACCTTAATGAAGGCTACGTACTCCTGGGCCACGTGGTGAGTAAAGTTAGCGGTATCCCTTACGAGACCTATGTTACGCAGCACATACTCAAGCCCCTTGGGATGAACAGAACATACTTCAACGCAGAGGAAGTCTCCAGGGACTCCGACGTGGCTACACCGTACATACTGGATAGGAAGGGTAGGCATATACCCAGTAGGTTCCCCTTCGGGATAACGGCAGATGGTGGGTTGTTAAGCAACGTCATTGACATGTCTAGATACATCACAATGCTCATGAATAGAGGTGTGCTTAATGATGTGAGGATAGTGAGTAAGGATTACCTGGAACTTGCAGAGAGGAGGTACATCAACGTGCCCTGGAGGATAATTGGTGATGAGGGTTATGGCTATGGGTTGATAGTTAGTGAGAACTTCTTTGGTAGAAAGCTCGTGCAGCATAGTGGGAATGTCCTTGTTTACACAGCGTACATGGCCTACCTACCCAGTGATAGGTTAGGTGTGGTAATCATGAGTAACGCCGAGGGGTACTCCATGATGAAAATGGGCATTTACATATTAACAAGGCTCGTGGGCCACGAGCCCAGGGAACTATGGGCATTTAAACTAGAGGATACGTTGAGGAGACTGGAGGGTGTTTATGAAGCGTATAACGGTACCGTGAGGGTTTCCGTGAAGGCACGGGGTGACTTCCTAGTGATTAAAAGCTCCACGAGGTACACCGAGGAATCAACAATACTAATCCCAGAGGAGGTGAGCGGTGACTATGCACGATTCTACACATTACTTTACGGAGCCAAGGTACCCGTGGAGTTCACTATAAAGGGAGGTAAAATATACATGACGTATGAAAGATACGTATTCATAAAGAGAGAGTAA
- a CDS encoding creatininase family protein — protein MRWWELTWPDFEKVDKTIAILPTGIVEAHGPHLPLGTDALMATYIAEEAARRTNALLLPTVWYGNTYVLDKFPGTISISNEVLYMLYREIFREVVRNGVKYLVVVNGHGGNVDALSMASKDVAKETNLVIILVNWWIDLGREARRKVLETPEGHAAEDETSEVWAAYPHLVKWIPRDGSADEWVEVKFRVYGKDAYALEYTKAVQGYPSRASVEKGKVILESAINELTQLINDLRSGKLPISKVK, from the coding sequence ATGCGTTGGTGGGAGTTAACCTGGCCTGACTTCGAGAAGGTTGATAAGACAATAGCAATATTACCCACTGGTATTGTTGAGGCCCATGGGCCGCATTTACCATTAGGTACTGATGCGTTAATGGCAACCTACATAGCTGAGGAAGCTGCTAGGAGGACGAATGCACTACTACTCCCCACTGTTTGGTACGGTAATACTTATGTCCTCGATAAGTTCCCTGGCACTATATCAATAAGCAATGAAGTGCTTTACATGCTTTATAGGGAAATATTCAGGGAGGTTGTTAGGAATGGGGTGAAGTACCTAGTGGTGGTTAATGGGCATGGTGGTAATGTTGATGCTTTAAGCATGGCCTCTAAGGATGTAGCTAAGGAGACTAACCTAGTCATAATCCTGGTTAACTGGTGGATTGACTTAGGTAGGGAGGCTAGGAGGAAGGTCCTAGAGACCCCGGAGGGTCATGCAGCAGAGGATGAGACCAGTGAGGTTTGGGCGGCTTACCCGCACTTGGTTAAGTGGATTCCCAGGGATGGGTCAGCTGATGAGTGGGTTGAGGTTAAGTTCAGGGTGTATGGTAAGGACGCCTACGCCCTAGAGTACACTAAGGCTGTTCAGGGTTATCCCTCAAGAGCCAGTGTAGAGAAGGGTAAGGTAATACTTGAGTCAGCTATTAATGAGCTTACCCAGCTAATTAATGATTTAAGAAGTGGAAAACTACCGATAAGTAAGGTTAAGTAA
- the yjjX gene encoding inosine/xanthosine triphosphatase produces the protein MKVALASRNPSKVKAVEEALRILNINGTVEAVDPPPGIPPEPMGLEATVNGAVVRARHALSSIKDSTYGIGIEAGVLMLSAFNVNFDVTVAAVIDRKGLITLGLSPAFMIPPAFMRELMTGKELNDVVEKYYGVPNAGKGIGFIGLLSRGLIKRINLNTEAVYMALLPRMPWNKDLYELSD, from the coding sequence ATGAAGGTGGCCTTGGCTTCAAGGAATCCAAGTAAGGTTAAGGCTGTTGAGGAGGCTTTAAGGATTCTTAACATTAATGGTACAGTTGAGGCGGTGGATCCACCACCTGGCATACCTCCGGAGCCAATGGGTCTTGAGGCGACTGTTAATGGTGCAGTAGTTAGGGCTAGGCATGCCCTTAGCTCAATTAAGGACTCAACCTACGGCATCGGTATTGAAGCCGGTGTATTAATGTTAAGTGCCTTCAATGTGAATTTTGATGTAACAGTGGCTGCGGTGATTGATAGAAAAGGCTTAATCACATTGGGGCTAAGTCCAGCATTCATGATACCGCCAGCATTTATGAGGGAGTTAATGACTGGTAAGGAGCTTAATGATGTTGTTGAGAAGTATTATGGGGTTCCCAATGCAGGTAAGGGAATCGGGTTCATTGGCCTATTAAGCAGGGGGTTAATTAAGAGGATTAACTTGAATACTGAGGCGGTGTACATGGCGCTTCTACCCAGAATGCCTTGGAATAAGGATCTTTATGAATTAAGTGATTAA